The proteins below come from a single Eremothecium sinecaudum strain ATCC 58844 chromosome II, complete sequence genomic window:
- the HMI1 gene encoding ATP-dependent 3'-5' DNA helicase (Syntenic homolog of Ashbya gossypii ADR113W; Syntenic homolog of Saccharomyces cerevisiae YOL095C (HMI1)), translating into MHKLTNSQEQLLEIPCEPNTTITVTGGAGTGKTYSLAYKVYDLINSGTISPDEVLILSLTNSAINGFAAELIRIFEKSDLRYTSTESSKVETVEKIDLHTFHEICYKILSEAMPVVNATDLDESNGLASLLLNKKAITQEETYRLCERLNVLTIDRIIEEAHKLIKNTAYLKYDVRRRIDSLLKKYKVIVIENYQDLYPLVSSIVSLIAVDKQLILSGDPGQKIYGFLGNNNRALAQVYGSRSGKTYSIELNTNLRNTPEIIAKARSINKNAAVANYNVLKPACLVEPFVANYSTELDAMEFLLDQICRLICCSSKSRDIAILTSTNSQLKTVQEYLKQYGISTRNLKLSASRLYDSETTLFINTLKVARIVMPPSIIRNDSPTGETGDFNIIKAFSMIKGIGKSAIRKLLDLSNVQGISLWSIIISKPSTYELPKASKAIMSKYAKAINSLVHEKHIQTLKDPELLFNEVMETLSKFGVHLKTNIESFDDQALKSDQFIQTIKAFRSTRGLDTSAIDWILKGVGDGSFRYDRFRIQERRGLENSIKLSTMHAATGFESPIVFLLGQNTSFNIDDKLLYVGMTRSRNLLYLTNIMHPSLNRTKNYPDLLDKASYWKYYSKDLNRDALKDYSVARVRYNKLSKHIWCNMKSYSTANYLFKIMKKFL; encoded by the coding sequence ATGCACAAATTAACTAATTCACAAGAGCAGTTGCTTGAGATACCGTGTGAACCTAATACTACTATAACAGTAACAGGGGGGGCAGGTACTGGCAAAACTTACAGTTTGGCATACAAAGTCTATGACCTGATCAATAGTGGCACTATTTCACCGGATGAGGTACTAATATTATCATTAACAAATTCAGCAATAAATGGTTTTGCCGCTGAACTGATAAGGATCTTTGAGAAATCAGATCTACGATATACCTCAACTGAGAGTTCGAAAGTTGAGACTGTTGAAAAGATCGACCTACATACGTTTCATGAAATATGCTATAAGATTCTAAGTGAAGCCATGCCAGTGGTTAACGCAACTGATTTAGATGAATCTAATGGCCTGGCAAGTTTATTGTTAAACAAGAAAGCTATAACTCAAGAAGAAACATACAGGCTCTGTGAGAGGTTGAATGTACTCACAATAGATAGAATTATAGAAGAAGCTCATAAATTGATAAAAAACACAGCGTACTTGAAGTATGATGTTAGAAGACGAATTGACAGTTTGCTCAAAAAATACAAGGTCATTGTTATTGAAAACTATCAAGATTTGTACCCACTTGTTTCTTCGATAGTATCACTTATTGCTGTGGATAAGCAATTAATCCTTTCTGGTGATCCAGGTCAAAAAATATATGGCTTTCTAGGAAATAATAATAGGGCACTTGCCCAAGTATATGGTTCTAGGAGCGGTAAAACTTATTCAATTGAGTTGAACACAAATCTCCGAAATACGCCAGAAATTATTGCTAAAGCAAGATCTATTAATAAAAATGCTGCAGTTGCAAATTACAACGTTCTGAAACCAGCATGTTTGGTTGAACCATTTGTCGCGAATTACTCTACTGAATTGGATGCTATGGAGTTTTTACTTGATCAAATATGCCGGTTAATATGCTGTTCTTCGAAATCTCGTGATATAGCAATTCTAACTAGTACAAACTCTCAACTTAAAACTGTGCAAGAATATCTGAAACAATATGGAATTTCTACCAGAAACCTAAAGCTCTCCGCCAGCCGACTTTACGATTCAGAGACGACGCTGTTCATTAACACGTTGAAGGTTGCAAGAATAGTCATGCCGCCGTCCATTATTCGTAACGATTCTCCGACCGGAGAAACAGGTGATTTTAATATAATTAAAGCCTTTAGCATGATTAAAGGAATTGGTAAATCAGCTATTAGAAAACTGTTAGACCTTTCAAATGTCCAAGGGATAAGTTTATGGTCTATCATAATTTCAAAGCCCTCTACTTACGAGCTACCAAAGGCTTCCAAGGCTATTATGTCGAAATATGCGAAAGCTATTAACTCATTGGTTCACGAAAAACACATACAAACCCTGAAAGACCCAGAACTTCTATTCAATGAAGTAATGGAGACATTGAGTAAATTTGGTGTGCATCTTAAAACAAATATTGAATCTTTTGATGATCAGGCATTAAAATCGGACCAGTTCATACAAACAATCAAAGCTTTCCGAAGTACGAGAGGATTAGACACTTCAGCTATCGATTGGATTTTAAAAGGGGTTGGAGACGGTTCATTTAGATACGATCGCTTCCGGATCCAGGAGAGGCGTGGTTTGGAAAATTCCATAAAACTATCTACAATGCATGCCGCTACCGGTTTTGAATCACCAATTGTCTTTCTTCTTGGGCAAAATACTAGttttaatattgatgataAGCTTTTATATGTTGGTATGACAAGGAGCCGCAATCTTTTATACTTGACAAACATTATGCATCCATCTCTGAATAGAACTAAAAATTATCCTGATTTGCTAGACAAAGCATCATATTGGAAATATTATAGCAAAGATTTAAACCGAGATGCCCTCAAAGATTACTCTGTTGCTAGGGTACGCTACAATAAGCTCAGCAAACACATATGGTGTAATATGAAATCATATTCAACCGCAAATTACTTGTTTAAAataatgaagaaattcCTATGA
- the VPS72 gene encoding Vps72p (Syntenic homolog of Ashbya gossypii ADR114C; Syntenic homolog of Saccharomyces cerevisiae YDR485C (VPS72)): MSEDGKESYLMATRSRRSNAGNLMAKLLEQERQRESLAVDVDDNEINLLFQEEEDDKEFLIDDKKQENDELFSDSGDESSDTGGSGEEDKEESRRSAKKRKLAKLMIPRVKSADSRKKDAGKKLKPSYEQPKAKSLLVNTRRTSSRSSVVRNKMEVYEKLAQAEVKRKEIQERIKKQRQTQFEEALTQEDRLRIAEETERINLLSLNKYKEQEVSKKQSRLAMQQRQKMKFKQGEPIVTWLTTQWSVTPAMEVYDHEYWEQFMSKRQKKKRKYVRRKRDNLESSKEEDAVKTPPAGDIPSSKGTSPSVEGDEASQCSAPVEPQNSADVKSELDVPDLNAATSTNTEELQPSASSAEKHESPPAASPSKQDSINPSIDMGDVAQNSSEILAEQASEKHISFLEKDDVAIIDSNEPPSSIIVDETRFNTQESQNSSTLESHEDSIKIQDEVSFQESDNGNGEEFIEYEGPAQLVGKNFLLLSMFPDLPMEVGNSNALKSVLFGEQWSKPLNSKSLNVEPLLKISWVADSNEKEQLSLIPDSSIIDKFPSFGEYDKKLSQEVVVATDKGLKVDIQTEAPTGVFLPNGIRKKCLITNKDSQYFDPKNGIQYADVEAIKTIQDIQDPIGDGSIEKPNPRFRWFGFGRGGIFLDVQQRPAKGVPEGFFLDPTED; this comes from the coding sequence ATGTCTGAAGATGGTAAAGAGAGCTATTTAATGGCTACTAGGTCCAGAAGGAGCAATGCCGGTAACCTCATGGCAAAGTTACTAGAACAAGAGCGCCAACGCGAATCTTTGGCTGTTGATGttgatgataatgaaaTTAACTTATTATTCcaagaggaagaagatgataaaGAGTTTTTGATTGATGACAAGAAACAGGAAAATGATGAGCTTTTCAGTGACTCCGGCGACGAATCAAGTGATACCGGCGGGTCAGGTGAAGAAGACAAGGAAGAGTCTCGTAGGTCTGCTAAGAAACGTAAGTTAGCAAAACTCATGATACCCAGGGTTAAGAGTGCTGATTCACGAAAGAAAGATGCTGGTAAGAAATTAAAGCCTTCCTATGAGCAGCCAAAAGCAAAATCGTTGCTAGTTAATACGAGGCGAACATCATCAAGGTCTTCAGTTGTTCGAAATAAGATGGAAGTATACGAAAAGCTTGCGCAGGCAGAAGTAAAGAGAAAAGAGATACAGGAAAGGATAAAGAAACAGCGACAGACTCAATTTGAGGAGGCATTGACTCAAGAGGATCGACTGCGGATTGCTGAGGAAACAGAGCGAATCAACCTGCTTTCACTTAACAAATACAAAGAACAGGAGGTTAGCAAGAAGCAGAGTAGACTAGCGATGCAGCAAAGGCAGAAGATGAAATTTAAGCAAGGAGAGCCAATAGTTACATGGCTTACGACTCAGTGGAGCGTTACGCCGGCAATGGAGGTTTATGATCATGAATATTGGGAACAGTTCATGAGTAAGAGgcagaagaaaaagagaaaGTACGTTAGGAGGAAAAGAGACAATCTTGAGTCTTCAAAAGAAGAGGATGCTGTAAAAACTCCACCTGCTGGTGATATTCCTTCTTCTAAAGGTACAAGCCCTTCAGTTGAAGGCGATGAAGCTTCACAGTGCAGCGCTCCTGTTGAGCCACAGAATTCAGCAGACGTAAAATCTGAACTTGATGTTCCAGATTTAAATGCTGCTACTAGCACTAATACAGAAGAATTGCAGCCATCGGCCTCTTCAGCAGAGAAGCATGAAAGCCCACCAGCTGCAAGTCCATCGAAGCAAGACTCCATCAACCCATCCATTGATATGGGGGACGTGGCACAGAACAGCTCTGAAATACTTGCTGAGCAGGCCTCGGAAAAACATATATCATTCTTGGAAAAGGATGATGTTGCTATTATTGATTCTAACGAACCACCTTCAAGCATAATTGTCGATGAAACAAGATTCAATACCCAAGAATCACAAAACTCCAGCACTTTGGAATCACATGAAGATAGCATCAAAATTCAAGACGAGGTTTCTTTCCAGGAGTCGGATAATGGTAACGGAGAGGAGTTCATAGAATATGAAGGCCCAGCACAATTAGTGGGCAAAAATTTCCTATTGTTAAGCATGTTCCCTGATCTACCAATGGAAGTAGGGAATTCCAATGCCCTGAAATCGGTTTTATTTGGTGAGCAATGGTCAAAGCCGCTAAACAGCAAGTCTTTAAACGTCGAACCACTACTAAAAATATCATGGGTAGCAGATTCTAATGAAAAAGAGCAATTGTCTTTGATCCCAGACTCAAGTATAATTGATAAATTCCCCTCATTTGGAGAATATGACAAAAAACTCTCTCAAGAGGTAGTTGTTGCAACAGATAAAGGCCTTAAGGTTGATATTCAGACTGAAGCACCCACTGGTGTGTTTCTACCTAACGGTATTAGAAAGAAATGTCTCATTACGAATAAAGACTCACAGTACTTTGATCCAAAGAACGGTATCCAATATGCAGATGTTGAAGCAATAAAGACTATTCAAGATATACAAGATCCTATTGGAGATGGCTCCATAGAAAAACCGAACCCAAGATTCAGGTGGTTTGGGTTCGGCCGAGGGGGGATTTTCTTAGACGTACAACAAAGACCTGCAAAAGGTGTACCAGAAGGGTTCTTTCTAGATCCAACAGAAGATTAA
- the COQ3 gene encoding hexaprenyldihydroxybenzoate methyltransferase (Syntenic homolog of Ashbya gossypii ADR115W; Syntenic homolog of Saccharomyces cerevisiae YOL096C (COQ3)) — MIDRNIKTGIGCVTVISRSFSSGRLLATEKYGNFSQNKYTANDEVNHFQALAPSWWDTRGSQRILHKMNLNRMDAVHRLLSPNVKFANPDSSTPINNQIVANPYRALDVGCGGGIFAESLARLPYVKSVDAIDITPDCIKVANAHKDKDPSIKDKISYSLKSLKDVEGTYDVVTMFEVLEHVDNPSEMLRLGWSKLEPGGLMFVSTINRHPVSWFTTILVAEYVTSLVPKGTHHFEKFINSKEITAWFEENAPGSHRLVELKGTMYLPAVGWIDHCNADVGNFYMAVRKLPVKLKSRT; from the coding sequence ATGATCGATAGAAACATTAAAACTGGAATTGGTTGTGTTACGGTTATTAGCAGGTCATTTTCCTCAGGAAGACTTCTTGCTACTGAAAAGTATGGTAACTTTTCGCAAAATAAGTATACAGCCAATGATGAAGTAAACCATTTCCAAGCCTTAGCACCATCCTGGTGGGATACTAGAGGCTCGCAACGTATTCTACACAAAATGAATTTAAATAGGATGGATGCTGTACATCGACTGCTCTCGCCTAATGTTAAATTTGCTAATCCAGATTCATCTACCCCCATTAATAATCAGATAGTTGCGAATCCTTATAGAGCGCTTGACGTCGGCTGTGGAGGTGGAATCTTTGCCGAATCTCTTGCCAGACTACCGTACGTCAAATCGGTCGATGCTATAGACATTACTCCAGACTGTATAAAGGTGGCTAATGCGCATAAGGATAAGGACCCAAGCATAAAGGACAAAATTAGCTATTCATTGAAATCGCTAAAAGACGTTGAAGGAACTTATGACGTTGTCACAATGTTTGAAGTTTTGGAGCATGTGGACAATCCTAGTGAGATGTTACGTCTGGGTTGGAGCAAACTGGAGCCTGGTGGGCTTATGTTTGTGAGTACGATAAATAGGCATCCTGTTTCATGGTTCACAACGATTCTAGTTGCAGAATATGTCACAAGCTTAGTGCCAAAGGGAACACACcattttgaaaagtttatTAATAGCAAAGAAATCACGGCCTGGTTTGAGGAGAACGCGCCAGGCAGTCACCGCCTAGTTGAATTAAAAGGCACCATGTATCTTCCTGCTGTGGGGTGGATAGATCACTGTAATGCTGATGTTGGGAACTTTTATATGGCTGTGAGGAAGCTTCCCGTCAAACTTAAGAGTAGGACTTAG
- the VPS60 gene encoding Vps60p (Syntenic homolog of Ashbya gossypii ADR116C; Syntenic homolog of Saccharomyces cerevisiae YDR486C (VPS60)) yields MNRIFGYGNKKSSDQLLLESSKAMDQAQDGLNKRLAHLETQISQVNVQLQALQRKIAGTKSPLAQKPLKQRALKLLNKRKQLEAMQEQLDSQSWSMNQAQMTTENLKNTMVTVSALKQTSKVLKQQYGKIDVDKLQDMQDEMAELIEQGEELQQVLATNYNDIDEISESELDAELEALEDGGLDFTLDESNDVELPSYLGGMAPAFVDEPAEVEHSAKLETTN; encoded by the coding sequence ATGAATAGGATATTTGGTTATGGTAATAAGAAGAGTAGTGACCAGCTATTGCTGGAGTCCTCCAAGGCTATGGATCAAGCCCAGGATGGCTTGAATAAGCGTTTAGCTCATTTAGAAACGCAGATATCTCAGGTCAATGTACAGTTACAGGCGTTACAAAGGAAGATTGCTGGTACAAAATCTCCTCTTGCACAGAAACCTTTAAAACAACGTGCATTGAAGTTGTTGAATAAGCGGAAGCAGCTTGAGGCGATGCAGGAACAGTTGGATTCTCAGTCTTGGTCTATGAACCAGGCGCAAATGACAACCGAGAACCTCAAAAACACTATGGTAACTGTAAGTGCATTGAAGCAGACTAGCAAAGTGCTAAAACAGCAGTATGGTAAAATAGACGTAGACAAGCTCCAGGATATGCAGGACGAGATGGCCGAGTTAATTGAACAGGGTGAAGAGCTCCAGCAAGTTCTTGCTACCAATTACAAtgatattgatgaaatcAGTGAAAGTGAGCTTGATGCGGAGCTTGAGGCTCTTGAGGATGGCGGGCTAGATTTTACCCTAGATGAATCAAATGATGTCGAACTTCCTTCATATTTGGGTGGCATGGCCCCAGCATTTGTTGACGAACCTGCGGAGGTGGAGCATAGTGCAAAACTCGAAACTACTAACTAG